GAGGGCGCTAATAGTTTGCATAATGGTTGCTGTTGAATATCCTGTACTGTAAATTTTGCACTAATGCCCCGTCAATTAAAATGATCGTGGTACAAAAGAATTGTTTCACATCAGCCCTCAACCGGGCTAACAGGAGGTTGTTTTGCCATTTCAGAAAGGGGCAGCACTTTTAACTCACTACGATTTATCCGAAACAACAGTTTTGGTCTGCCTTCTTTCATGATAGTTACAGGAACGCGAAGTTCATCCTTTAGCTTAACCCGAAATGCCTCTTGCGCGCAGGGCTCACCATGTACCAGAAAAACCTCGGTTGGAGCTTGTTCAAATCCTTTTATCCAGGTTAGTAATTCGGTCTGATCGGCATGTGCCGATAAACCGCCAATCCCCAAAATCCGCGCTTTTACCGGGTAATATTGTCCATGTATCTTAATTTCCGGCACCTGGTTAAGCAGGGCTCTTCCCCTTGTACCTTCAGCCTGGTATCCGATCATCAGGACGGTGTTCCTTGCATCCACGAGGTAGTGTTTAAGGTACTCCAAAACCCTGCCACCGGTGAGCATCCCACTTGCAGCAAGCACAATCTTACTCCCTTTTTGGCGGATGGTTTTTTCCGTGAGTCTGTAATCCTGGTTAATGGTCACCCCGCTAAACATGCGGACGGCTTCGCCCGGGGGAAGCGTTAGCCAATCCGCATATTTCAACAAAGACCGACCGGCTGAAGCTGCCATAGGGCTGTCAAGAAAAACCGGGATACTTTGAGGTATTATTTGGGCATTTTTTAGCCGCCATAAAATATGCATCACATCCTGTGCGCGCCCCACAGCAAAACAGGGGATCAGCAGGTTACCACGCTGAAAAATTGTATCCTTGATAGCCAAAGCAAATGCTTCCGCCGGATCATCTGCACCGTGCAGGCGATCTCCGTAAGTGGATTCCATTATCACAAAATCAGCCTTAACCGGATGAACGGGCGGGGGGAGTAATTCTGAATGATAACGCCCAAGGTCACCGGAAAACACAATAGTTTTCCCATAACAATTGATTTCAAGAGAGC
The genomic region above belongs to Mucilaginibacter sp. KACC 22773 and contains:
- a CDS encoding MBL fold metallo-hydrolase RNA specificity domain-containing protein; translated protein: MNNENDALNNEVVSLQSFGAAETVTGSKHLLQTPDLNILVDCGLFQGMKSLRERNWEMPPAELSAVDVMILTHAHLDHCGYIPLFVKNGYRGKIYMSPPTRDLTELILRDSAKLQEEDADKANRRGYSKHRPAEPLYNTKDVETALQHFVTLEPGQTFGLNDHICFRFFPAGHILGACSLEINCYGKTIVFSGDLGRYHSELLPPPVHPVKADFVIMESTYGDRLHGADDPAEAFALAIKDTIFQRGNLLIPCFAVGRAQDVMHILWRLKNAQIIPQSIPVFLDSPMAASAGRSLLKYADWLTLPPGEAVRMFSGVTINQDYRLTEKTIRQKGSKIVLAASGMLTGGRVLEYLKHYLVDARNTVLMIGYQAEGTRGRALLNQVPEIKIHGQYYPVKARILGIGGLSAHADQTELLTWIKGFEQAPTEVFLVHGEPCAQEAFRVKLKDELRVPVTIMKEGRPKLLFRINRSELKVLPLSEMAKQPPVSPVEG